A region from the Drosophila bipectinata strain 14024-0381.07 chromosome 3R, DbipHiC1v2, whole genome shotgun sequence genome encodes:
- the LOC108119754 gene encoding uncharacterized protein gives MNLRWILFLGFYTLTWIGVCSSESHLKRFSRSLIFPPTSPTRVQFIGGIGIPVENLHFESVTSGYVLKAEYFLPTNSTEITRVYLKPQAITARTESTYGTLYRWVIYRGIEMIIQNMGLPGRSCLLRLICEHAALPLTHESGLLGELLDIVLSPSKSVDELGHSSDREYHTSEHYGKRGGDCEAAYAQKCQKSPMELFSLLMDVKE, from the coding sequence ATGAATCTAAGGTGGATCTTGTTCCTGGGTTTCTATACTCTAACCTGGATTGGTGTTTGCTCTTCTGAAAGCCATCTGAAAAGGTTCAGCAGATCGCTAATTTTTCCACCCACGAGTCCCACGCGTGTCCAGTTCATCGGCGGCATTGGTATTCCTGTGGAGAATCTGCACTTTGAGTCGGTCACCTCGGGATATGTCCTGAAAGCGGAATACTTCCTGCCCACCAACTCCACGGAAATCACCAGGGTCTACCTCAAACCTCAAGCAATCACTGCTCGGACGGAGTCCACCTACGGTACACTCTACAGGTGGGTTATTTACCGCGGCATTGAGATGATCATCCAGAACATGGGCCTGCCCGGAAGGAGCTGCCTTCTCCGACTGATCTGCGAACATGCTGCCCTGCCACTGACGCATGAAAGTGGCCTGTTGGGTGAACTGCTGGATATCGTTCTGTCGCCCTCCAAGTCGGTGGACGAACTGGGCCACAGTTCGGATCGGGAGTACCACACATCGGAGCATTACGGCAAACGGGGAGGCGACTGTGAGGCGGCCTACGCCCAAAAGTGTCAAAAATCGCCCATGGAACTGTTTAGTTTGCTGATGGATGTCAAAGAATAA
- the I-t gene encoding uncharacterized protein I-t: MKIKRKPKTYFHAHFDKDNLEERQPLLADRDYGLMKTTQTATPYPKKHKALNAESLKARLEAHKEDLSTSNLVSTDSSSDSLNDPYTFDEPILSFYMRRKIFDTAEYTICKGQKMSETFHHGSKVLHVPQERDGSTDGRSVRGSSHAFTFHSYKDLQDYCLTKNIKLAN, translated from the coding sequence ATGAAGATTAAGAGGAAGCCGAAGACCTATTTCCATGCACATTTCGACAAGGACAATCTGGAGGAGAGACAGCCCCTTCTCGCGGATCGCGATTATGGGTTAATGAAGACCACACAGACGGCCACTCCCTACCCGAAAAAGCACAAAGCCCTGAACGCGGAGTCCTTAAAGGCACGGCTGGAGGCGCATAAAGAAGATTTGAGCACATCGAATTTGGTGTCAACGGACTCCTCGTCTGATTCccttaatgacccctatactTTTGATGAGCCAATTCTGAGCTTCTATATGCGCCGCAAAATCTTTGACACCGCGGAGTACACCATTTGCAAGGGTCAGAAGATGAGCGAAACCTTCCATCATGGTTCGAAAGTCCTCCACGTGCCACAGGAACGCGACGGGTCAACAGATGGCCGTTCCGTCCGCGGATCGTCCCATGCTTTCACATTTCACAGCTACAAGGACCTGCAAGATTACTGCCTCAcgaaaaatatcaaattagCAAACTGA
- the LOC108119725 gene encoding uncharacterized protein, whose translation MDLTTVSVVYANPFYVQNYAEMGQPQQIQLPQQGPHQHQIYHTGYMVSTAPTLVPGALNVQPVSTSSPVFGQTRPLFGDLYRFEDGGGDASGSLLLGQDDGGFCGGNVTGTDSGSGAGSENDDTEEPRSGEPQSPMSFTTTSTSSSCLDATNNDSGIQAGLFKTLTDESDEEEEDEDPAGMAAALASVSLQGYGQDMEDRDTIQLDGSAQVNRDQTEIDEVGDDQDQDMQFTSVYPRTTDEFLPQLPLPRPCAFMNVGQEQYIIQPDTVFVLGMRLNVTKNDIIAFFGKLGLIKMDQSTSKPKIFVYKNKLTGRSKGEATITYVSPYSAQAAIACLNGSKFMGQQLTVLPAYLSTRKGSVRFSYPRELNPLDQQRRQRQQRWKPASDNWVCLICRNSNFVWRSSCNRCEASKQTASAGAELASVGTEIARGGMGSDGGSGGLSSGGTRSSTGNGNENGGRRWRPQKNDWPCPFCFNVNFWYRTKCNRCRAPREEAVATHTETEPEKERWELVDSQVSSNE comes from the coding sequence ATGGACCTCACGACAGTCAGCGTGGTGTATGCCAATCCATTTTATGTCCAGAATTACGCCGAAATGGGGCAGCCACAGCAGATCCAGTTACCGCAACAGGGTCCTCACCAGCACCAGATCTACCATACCGGCTATATGGTCAGTACCGCACCAACCCTGGTGCCCGGCGCTCTCAACGTGCAGCCGGTGAGTACTAGCAGCCCAGTTTTTGGTCAGACTCGACCTCTGTTCGGAGATCTGTACCGCTTCGAGGACGGCGGTGGGGATGCCAGTGGCTCGCTGTTGTTGGGCCAGGACGATGGTGGTTTCTGTGGCGGCAATGTCACGGGAACTGACAGTGGCTCCGGAGCTGGCAGCGAAAACGACGACACCGAAGAGCCGCGGAGCGGAGAACCCCAATCGCCCATGTCGTTCACGACGACAAGCACCTCGTCCTCTTGCTTGGATGCGACCAATAACGATTCAGGCATCCAGGCGGGCCTCTTCAAAACACTCACCGACGAGAgtgatgaggaggaggaggatgaggatCCGGCGGGGATGGCGGCGGCTCTTGCCAGTGTTTCGTTACAAGGGTATGGACAGGACATGGAAGATCGGGACACGATACAGCTTGACGGAAGCGCTCAGGTGAATCGCGATCAAACAGAGATAGACGAGGTGGGCGacgaccaggaccaggacatGCAGTTCACCTCTGTTTATCCGCGCACCACGGACGAGTTCCTGCCACAGCTACCGCTGCCGCGGCCCTGCGCTTTCATGAACGTGGGCCAGGAGCAGTATATCATCCAGCCGGACACGGTGTTTGTGCTGGGCATGCGCTTGAACGTAACTAAGAACGACATAATCGCCTTCTTCGGCAAACTGGGACTGATCAAGATGGACCAGTCCACTAGCAAGCCGAAGATCTTCGTCTACAAGAACAAGTTGACCGGCCGCTCCAAGGGCGAGGCCACCATTACCTATGTGAGTCCCTACTCGGCCCAGGCAGCCATCGCCTGTCTAAACGGAAGCAAGTTCATGGGCCAGCAGCTGACGGTCCTGCCTGCCTACCTGTCCACCCGGAAGGGCAGTGTCCGGTTTAGCTATCCGCGCGAGCTCAACCCCCTTGACCAGCAGCGACGCCAGCGGCAGCAGCGGTGGAAGCCAGCCAGTGACAACTGGGTGTGCCTCATCTGCCGCAACAGCAACTTTGTGTGGCGCTCCAGCTGCAACCGATGTGAGGCCAGCAAGCAGACGGCCTCGGCCGGGGCAGAGTTGGCCTCAGTCGGAACAGAAATAGCTCGTGGCGGTATGGGAAGTGATGGCGGCTCAGGAGGACTCTCATCTGGAGGAACTCGCTCATCAACGGGAAACGGAAACGAGAACGGAGGCCGCCGTTGGAGGCCGCAAAAGAATGACTGGCCGTGCCCATTCTGTTTCAACGTGAATTTCTGGTACAGGACCAAATGCAACAGGTGCCGTGCCCCTCGAGAGGAGGCCGTGGCCACTCACACTGAGACGGAGCCAGAGAAGGAGCGCTGGGAACTGGTGGACAGCCAAGTCTCTAGCAACGAGTAA
- the LOC108119733 gene encoding uncharacterized protein isoform X1, with amino-acid sequence MDSLSYSYLIPTVNKTLNEQPKQPEDNELSDSDSFISLGSDGPVFYAPFSLEVDDQTVTSLSKSIFDSLDEDSDFEVKDYIEKMSNQEYAESSKSHVEVKHDPQKNHGLAAGALGDVPRKPKRRGRPPLSPKTKLRRMMEKNRIGMNKMGKPRGRPPITDSIKALRFHNSSGERRRGRPMKPNNLRILQSMSRGNFDFLGPVTQNNGFSRDLILKEIICAFKKNEKLHFLVKFKRCAELEVVTNDEMKKWAPGALIQYYNTHLDTNTAILDSDSD; translated from the exons ATGGATTCGCTATCTTATAGTTACTTAATACCTACGGtgaataaaactttaaatgaACAACCCAAGCAACCTGAG GATAATGAGTTGTCTGACTCCGATTCTTTCATAAGTTTGGGATCGGATGGTCCTGTTTTTTATGCACCTTTTTCCCTCGAAGTAGACGATCAAACAGTG ACCAGTCTCAGTAAATCAATTTTTGATTCCCTTGACGAAGATTCTGATTTCGAAGTAAAGGATTATATAGAAAAAATGTCAAACCAG gaaTATGCTGAGTCATCGAAATCACACGTGGAAGTAAAGCATGATCCACAAAAGAACCATGGCCTAGCTGCTGGAGCCCTGGGGGATGTTCCTCGAAAACCTAAGCGAAGG GGCCGCCCCCCACTTTCCCCCAAGACAAAACTAAGGAGGATGATGGAAAAAAATAGGATTGGAATGAACAAAATGGGAAAACCTAGG GGACGCCCACCAATAACCGACTCCATTAAGGCTTTGCGGTTCCATAACTCTAGCGGAGAGCGACGCCGG GGACGTCCCATGAAGCCAAACAATCTGAGGATCCTCCAATCTATGAGTC GAGGAAACTTTGACTTTCTGGGGCCAGTGACTCAAAATAATGGATTTAGCAGGGACCTGATCCTAAAGGAGATTATTTGTGCattcaaaaaaaatgagaaattgCATTTTCTGGTCAAGTTCAAGAGATGTGCGGAACTTGAAGTGGTAACCAATGATGAAATGAAAAAGTGGGCACCAGGTGCCCTTATTCAGTATTACAACACCCATTTGGACACGAATACTGCCATATTGGATTCCGACTCGGATTGA
- the LOC108119733 gene encoding uncharacterized protein isoform X2, with translation MDSLSYSYLIPTVNKTLNEQPKQPEDNELSDSDSFISLGSDGPVFYAPFSLEVDDQTVTSLSKSIFDSLDEDSDFEVKDYIEKMSNQEYAESSKSHVEVKHDPQKNHGLAAGALGDVPRKPKRRGRPPLSPKTKLRRMMEKNRIGMNKMGKPRGRPPITDSIKALRFHNSSGERRREETLTFWGQ, from the exons ATGGATTCGCTATCTTATAGTTACTTAATACCTACGGtgaataaaactttaaatgaACAACCCAAGCAACCTGAG GATAATGAGTTGTCTGACTCCGATTCTTTCATAAGTTTGGGATCGGATGGTCCTGTTTTTTATGCACCTTTTTCCCTCGAAGTAGACGATCAAACAGTG ACCAGTCTCAGTAAATCAATTTTTGATTCCCTTGACGAAGATTCTGATTTCGAAGTAAAGGATTATATAGAAAAAATGTCAAACCAG gaaTATGCTGAGTCATCGAAATCACACGTGGAAGTAAAGCATGATCCACAAAAGAACCATGGCCTAGCTGCTGGAGCCCTGGGGGATGTTCCTCGAAAACCTAAGCGAAGG GGCCGCCCCCCACTTTCCCCCAAGACAAAACTAAGGAGGATGATGGAAAAAAATAGGATTGGAATGAACAAAATGGGAAAACCTAGG GGACGCCCACCAATAACCGACTCCATTAAGGCTTTGCGGTTCCATAACTCTAGCGGAGAGCGACGCCGG GAGGAAACTTTGACTTTCTGGGGCCAGTGA
- the LOC108119732 gene encoding sn-1-specific diacylglycerol lipase ABHD11, with amino-acid sequence MDVSKFFVIMRRYRLGSVRLSTAGIRHYGQKMVEGVHLQYVSYRLPHNHQMSPPIIVMHGLAQTLSSWRRVSRNLCSKGPRRVITVSARNHGASARTEAHTPRDMASDILTLMRRLGLTRIVALGHGMGGRAMMTLALEQPLLVERVIAVDVTPGPVPESWYLSRKRFELMSQIAPTIPGHLTLHEGRVFVLNKVKHLITNRNEILTILQNLRKPTDNSFAWSMNAQAVLNSWKDLVTHYEDTLKGLKPYTGQVLLIGGSQSGFVTSSTIDIMKKYFPNTTVKSLDTGHQVYKEQPDQFVQLVVNFTR; translated from the coding sequence aTGGATGTCTCGAAATTTTTCGTAATCATGCGACGATATCGACTCGGATCAGTCCGGTTGTCGACTGCTGGAATTAGGCATTATGGCCAGAAGATGGTAGAAGGAGTACATCTCCAGTACGTCAGCTACAGATTGCCGCACAACCATCAGATGTCTCCGCCCATTATCGTAATGCACGGTCTGGCCCAGACACTGAGCTCCTGGCGGCGCGTGTCCCGCAATCTGTGCAGCAAGGGGCCTCGTCGGGTGATCACGGTGAGTGCCAGAAACCACGGAGCAAGCGCCCGTACGGAGGCACACACGCCCCGGGACATGGCATCCGATATCTTAACCCTGATGCGTCGCCTAGGCCTGACTCGGATCGTTGCTCTGGGCCACGGCATGGGTGGTAGGGCGATGATGACCCTAGCTTTGGAGCAACCTCTCCTCGTCGAACGAGTCATTGCGGTGGATGTCACACCGGGTCCGGTGCCAGAGAGTTGGTATTTAAGCAGGAAGAGGTTCGAGCTGATGTCGCAGATCGCCCCCACAATTCCGGGTCATCTCACTCTTCACGAGGGTCGCGTCTTCGTGCTGAATAAGGTGAAGCACCTCATAACGAACCGTAATGAGATTCTGACGATTCTTCAAAATCTGCGCAAACCGACTGATAACAGTTTCGCCTGGTCGATGAATGCCCAGGCGGTGCTGAACTCCTGGAAGGATCTGGTCACCCACTACGAGGACACCTTGAAGGGCCTGAAGCCGTACACAGGCCAGGTGCTTCTCATAGGCGGTTCTCAGTCGGGATTCGTCACCAGCTCAACTATCGATATAATGAAGAAATACTTTCCCAATACGACGGTCAAGTCCCTGGACACAGGCCACCAGGTGTACAAGGAGCAGCCGGATCAGTTCGTTCAACTGGTGGTGAACTTTACGCGGTAA
- the Fer3 gene encoding protein Fer3 has translation MQHPHPSDQPTYMPEVPFQPLWGQEAPPPPPIVPYQELIAGFPCTDLSIWQRSQATPLVPQRPTTNGRSNGTSSSSKKTRRRVASMAQRRAANIRERRRMFNLNEAFDKLRRKVPTFAYEKRLSRIETLRLAITYIGFMAELLSGTPSNSHKSRPDVYGGMNGHHQPAPPPIHPHHLHPAAAYQRDFASPYNHSLT, from the exons ATGCAGCATCCACATCCAAGTGACCAGCCTACTTACATGCCGGAGGTTCCATTCCAGCCATTATGGGGGCAAGAGGCACCACCCCCGCCGCCAATAGTGCCCTACCAGGAGCTAATTGCTGGATTTCCCTGCACAGATTTGT CTATATGGCAGCGATCACAGGCAACGCCACTTGTGCCCCAACGTCCAACCACTAATGGTAGATCTAATGGCACCTCAAGCTCCTCCAAGAAGACCCGACGTCGTGTGGCTTCAATGGCCCAGAGGAGAGCCGCCAATATCCGCGAGCGAAGGCGCATGTTTAACCTGAACGAGGCCTTCGATAAGTTGCGCCGGAAGGTGCCCACCTTTGCCTATGAAAAGCGTCTTTCCCGCATCGAGACCCTCCGTCTAGCCATCACCTACATTGGCTTTATGGCGGAGCTTCTGAGTGGCACTCCATCGAACTCGCACAAATCCCGCCCAGATGTCTACGGTGGCATGAACGGGCACCACCAGCCTGCACCACCGCCAATCCATCCCCACCACCTTCACCCGGCGGCGGCATACCAGCGGGACTTTGCCTCGCCCTACAATCATAGTTTAACctag
- the LOC108119889 gene encoding uncharacterized protein: MSTPIFLTQRSQDVSVPSWVDTKDLEDVLKKEIPDFRKIESTQYKWEQQLSQPALRVQIQVQCAANKRRQVNYLIKSKETIESVLKLPIKGDFSSELHMYEEVLPALEDLYRNVDKTIHFSPASFKSKQKSECLYLDYILTKGYSLATTAKGLSATAMEAVLSKLAAYHAGTACYIERNRGKIRELPKLGAPFMFGGAAGELKSLFQMKFHESLRSNDLREYEDKVKSFQKYLKANTTSIDTRSSFNVILNGSCWPNNLLYQADAFGNVKDPLFIDFHAAKYGPAVYDLFSLLLTAPAEKSARFDGYLNYYHDQLLANLKLLQFQGKKPTLTDLQLDLLKYGHWAFEVATEILPIILAELETEDIDDLFRNSVFGQQIREILPWLENRGYFEED, encoded by the exons ATGTCGACTCCAATATTTCTGACACAACGTTCCCAAGACGTATCTGTGCCCAGCTGGGTGGATACCAAGGATCTGGAAGACGTGTTAAAGAAAGAGATTCCTGACTTTCGGAAAATAGAGTCTACCCAATATAAGTGGGAGCAGCAGCTATCACAACCGGCACTACGAGTTCAAATTCAAGTTCAATGTGCAG CAAACAAGAGACGCCAAGTGAATTACCTTATCAAATCCAAAGAGACTATAGAAAGTGTATTGAAGCTACCCATCAAAGGAGACTTTTCCTCCGAACTCCATATGTATGAAGAAGTCCTGCCTGCCCTGGAAGACTTATACCGAAACGTGGACAAGACTATCCACTTTAGTCCTGCCTCTTTCAAGTCTAAGCAGAAATCCGAATGCCTGTATTTGGACTACATTCTAACCAAAGGCTACTCCCTGGCCACAACAGCCAAGGGTCTGTCCGCAACTGCCATGGAGGCGGTACTTTCCAAACTGGCGGCTTATCATGCGGGAACCGCTTGCTATATAGAGCGAAATCGGGGCAAGATTAGGGAGCTTCCAAAGCTTGGAGCCCCATTTATGTTTGGGGGAGCGGCCGGCGAGTTGAAGAGCTTGTTCCAAATGAAATTTCATGAAAGCCTCCGATCCAATGACCTCAGGGAATACGAAGATAAGGTG AaatcttttcaaaaatatttgaaagcCAATACAACATCGATCGATACAAGGTCGTCATTCAATGTCATCCTCAATGGTTCGTGTTGGCCAAATAACTTGCTCTACCAAGCCGATGCCTTTGGTAATGTGAAGGATCCCCTCTTCATTGACTTTCATGCCGCCAAGTATGGACCTGCTGTCTACGACCTTTTCAGCTTACTCCTGACGGCTCCAGCTGAAAAATCAGCAAGATTCGATGGCTATCTAAACTACTACCATGATCAGTTGTTGGCCAACTTGAAGCTGTTACAGTTCCAGGGAAAAAAGCCTACTCTAACGGATTTGCAGCTAGATCTGCTGAAATACGGTCATTGGG CTTTTGAGGTGGCCACGGAAATACTACCCATTATTCTGGCGGAATTGGAGACTGAGGATATCGATGATCTCTTCAGGAACTCAGTATTTGGGCAGCAAATCAGAGAAATTCTACCTTGGCTGGAGAATCGTGGCTATTTTGAAGAAGATTAG
- the LOC108119875 gene encoding uncharacterized protein, whose amino-acid sequence MVQENQASPNGVVDQHLFRPFLDRDFPELKNIKEFKLESVGGKGENYTTCLLRAKFELELNDGSHRSISYMAKTLPPTRREQVSSWNVFHKEHTTYRDYVSDFEEMFKDAGKDVTFAAKYYPTNDKLEEELLILEDLGQRGFRNANRIAGLDLTHTKAILEKLAQFHAASAVRFELKGAYPADFDRNICSKTDDFKDFRESQAKAFVEALPLYESADLKGAVESYASQAEDMFQAYAPRTEGEFSVLNHGDAWCNNYMFQYDEAGQLKETYFVDLQMCRYSSPAQDLLYFILSSTDIEIKIAKFDYLVKFYHGKLTENLQLLKYPKKLPSLRSLHQSIFKHADWVFPIVTVLLPIVVLEGSDDANMDTMMDNEGAGDKFRNNMFQNSRIIKHQKEILPWAYNRGAFEVRK is encoded by the exons ATGGTTCAGGAAAATCAAGCTAGCCCCAATGGGGTGGTGGATCAGCATTTGTTTAGGCCGTTCTTGGATCGGGACTTTCCAGAGCTGAAGAACATCAAGGAGTTCAAGCTGGAGTCAGTAGGCGGAAAGGGTGAGAACTATACCACCTGCCTGCTAAGGGCCAAGTTTGAACTGGAACTGAATG atgGCTCTCATCGGAGCATTTCATACATGGCGAAAACATTGCCGCCAACCAGACGGGAACAGGTCTCCTCCTGGAACGTCTTCCACAAAGAACACACCACCTACAGGGACTATGTTTCGGATTTCGAAGAAATGTTTAAAGATGCAGGAAAGGATGTTACCTTTGCGGCAAAATACTACCCTACAAATGACAAACTGGAGGAAGAACTATTGATATTGGAGGACTTGGGACAGCGGGGATTCCGTAACGCAAACCGTATTGCTGGCTTGGACCTCACCCACACGAAGGCCATTCTGGAGAAGTTGGCCCAATTCCATGCAGCCTCTGCTGTGAGGTTCGAACTCAAAGGAGCTTATCCCGCTGACTTTGATAGAAATATCTGCAGTAAGACGGACGACTTTAAGGATTTTCGGGAATCCCAAGCAAAGGCTTTTGTAGAGGCGCTGCCTCTCTACGAGTCTGCTGATTTAAAGGGTGCTGTG GAATCCTATGCCAGCCAGGCGGAGGACATGTTCCAGGCCTATGCCCCCCGCACTGAAGGAGAGTTTTCTGTTTTGAATCATGGGGATGCCTGGTGCAATAACTACATGTTCCAGTACGACGAGGCAGGACAGCTTAAGGAAACCTACTTTGTGGACCTGCAAATGTGTCGCTATAGCTCACCTGCCCAGGACCTGCTCTACTTCATACTGTCCTCCACCGATATCGAAATCAAGATTGCCAAGTTCGACTACTTGGTGAAGTTTTATCATGGAAAGCTCACGGAGAATCTGCAGCTCCTGAAGTATCCCAAGAAGCTGCCTTCCCTGCGAAGCCTTCACCAGTCTATCTTTAAACATGCAGATTGGG TTTTCCCAATAGTTACTGTTTTACTTCCGATTGTTGTGCTGGAGGGAAGTGACGATGCCAACATGGACACCATGATGGACAACGAGGGTGCCGGAGACAAATTCAGGAACAACATGTTCCAAAATTCCCGCATCATAAAACATCAGAAGGAGATTCTACCCTGGGCCTACAATCGCGGAGCATTTGAAGTCCGCAAAtag